Proteins from one Oncorhynchus gorbuscha isolate QuinsamMale2020 ecotype Even-year linkage group LG18, OgorEven_v1.0, whole genome shotgun sequence genomic window:
- the LOC124003323 gene encoding inositol hexakisphosphate kinase 2-like — translation MSPAVEAQTMQAKQQQTQHQLQHYLEKGVPLEPFMHQVGGHCCVLRFGEQTICKPLIPQEHQFYKSLPSAMRKFTPQYRGVVSVGFEEDEEGNLCLIAYPLHSDSGVGHLENIDLTVNSEPYSKMLHWGNKQLSARSLLDSHEDKDMSHKHEEEEELEWLQQEEVPLEGSNAIQHNPWRLQLQQKHLQRMKENAKHRNQYKFILLENLTWRHTVPCVLDLKMGTRQHGDNVSEEKKVMQIRKCQQSTSASIGVRLCGMQVYQSDSGQLMFMDKYIGRKLTLSGFKEALFQFFHDGRRLRRELLSPVLRRLREMQAALESCESYRFYSSSLLIIYDGEPPCTHAHRAPEDGLSEEEVEEDEEAGAFGFTRSSSGSTGGGCLAARSDTGPDPAVDVRMIDFAHTTCPDFVEDSVVHEGQDSGYIFGLQNLIAIISKLEDHSTD, via the exons ATGAGTCCGGCCGTGGAGGCTCAGACCATGCAGGCCAAGCAGCAGCAAACGCAGCATCAGCTACAACACTATCTGGAGAAAGGAGTCCCGCTTGAGCCCTTCATGCACCAGGTGGGGGGCCACTGCTGCGTGCTGCGTTTTGGAGAGCAGACCATCTGCAAGCCCCTCATCCCCCAAGAGCACCAGTTCTACAAGAGCCTACCCAGCGCCATGAGGAAGTTCACCCCCCAGTACCGAG gtgtggTATCTGTGGGTtttgaagaggatgaggagggcaACCTGTGTCTCATAGCGTaccccctgcacagtgactctgggGTTGGGCACCTGGAGAATATAGATCTGACGGTCAACAGCGAGCCATACAGTAAGATGCTGCACTGGGGCAACAAGCAGCTGTCTGCCCGGAGTCTGCTGGACTCGCACGAAGACAAGGACATGAG tCATAagcatgaggaggaggaggagctggagtGGCTGCAGCAAGAGGAGGTGCCTCTAGAAGGCAGCAACGCCATCCAACACAACCCCTGGAGACTCCAACTCCAACAGAAACACCTGCAGAGGATGAAGGAGAACGCCAAGCACCGCAACCAGTACA AATTCATCCTGCTGGAGAACCTGACGTGGCGACACACAGTTCCGTGTGTGCTGGACCTGAAAATGGGAACGCGGCAGCACGGTGACAACGTGTCCGAGGAGAAGAAGGTCATGCAAATCCGCAAGTGCCAGCAAAGCACCTCAGCCTCCATCGGAGTACGCCTCTGTGGCATGCAG gTATACCAGTCAGACTCGGGTCAGCTCATGTTCATGGATAAATACATTGGGCGTAAACTGACCCTGTCGGGCTTTAAGGAAGCCTtgttccagttcttccatgatGGGCGGCGTCTGCGGCGTGAGCTGCTCTCCCCGGTGTTGCGGAGGCTCAGGGAGATGCAAGCAGCCCTGGAGAGCTGTGAGTCCTACCGCTTCTATTCCTCCTCCCTACTGATCATCTATGACGGCGAGCCAccctgcacacacgcacacagggcCCCCGAGGACGGTTTGTCTGAGGAGGAAGTGGAAGAGGATGAAGAGGCAGGTGCGTTTGGGTTTACccgcagtagtagtggtagcactGGTGGTGGGTGCCTGGCAGCCCGATCTGATACAGGCCCTGACCCGGCGGTGGACGTGAGGATGATTGACTTTGCACACACCACCTGCCCCGACTTTGTGGAGGACAGTGTGGTGCACGAGGGCCAGGACAGTGGCTACATCTTTGGTCTGCAGAACCTCATCGCCATCATCTCCAAGCTGGAGGACCACAGCACAGACTAA